A single genomic interval of Porphyromonas sp. oral taxon 275 harbors:
- the prfB gene encoding peptide chain release factor 2 (programmed frameshift), with protein MITTDQLNDLLERKLALRRYLDIDSRRIELEEEELRTADPAFWEDRSRAEVQMRRVGELRRWIGYYDEVERLVDEVSLALEYYREEITTEEEVDAACAAAVALLEEVELKNMLRSEEDSLGAVLKINAGAGGTESQDWASMLARMYSRWCDRQGYKTTITNWQDGDEAGIKTMTMQVEGDQAYGFLKSETGVHRLVRISPYNAQGKRMTSFASVFVVPLVDDSIEVEVNPALMSWDTFRSSGAGGQNVNKVETGVRLRYRYTDPETGVEEELIIENTETRSQTDNRENALRLLRSQLYDKELERRRRAQAEVEAGKKKIEWGAQIRSYVFDDRRVKDHRTGYQTSNVTAVMDGEIDGFIKAYLMEYGAAPKED; from the exons ATGATAACGACAGACCAGCTCAATGACCTGCTGGAGCGCAAGCTCGCGCTGAGGAGGTACCTT GACATCGATAGCCGACGTATAGAGCTCGAGGAAGAAGAGCTGCGCACGGCCGACCCTGCCTTCTGGGAGGACCGTAGTCGTGCCGAGGTGCAGATGCGCCGTGTAGGCGAGCTGCGCCGCTGGATAGGCTACTACGACGAGGTAGAGCGCCTCGTGGACGAGGTGAGCCTCGCCCTAGAGTACTACCGAGAGGAGATCACCACTGAGGAGGAGGTAGATGCGGCCTGCGCAGCGGCCGTGGCCCTCCTCGAGGAGGTCGAGCTGAAGAACATGCTTCGCTCGGAGGAGGACAGCCTCGGCGCGGTGCTCAAGATCAATGCAGGGGCGGGCGGCACCGAGAGCCAGGACTGGGCCTCGATGCTGGCACGCATGTACAGCCGCTGGTGCGATAGGCAGGGCTACAAGACGACCATCACCAACTGGCAGGATGGCGATGAGGCAGGCATCAAGACCATGACCATGCAGGTCGAGGGCGATCAGGCCTACGGCTTCCTCAAGAGTGAGACGGGCGTACACCGACTGGTGCGTATCTCGCCCTACAATGCGCAGGGTAAGCGTATGACCAGCTTTGCCTCCGTCTTCGTCGTACCCCTGGTCGATGACAGCATCGAGGTGGAGGTCAATCCCGCCCTGATGAGCTGGGATACCTTCCGCTCCAGTGGCGCAGGGGGGCAGAATGTCAATAAGGTCGAGACTGGCGTACGCCTGCGCTACCGCTATACCGACCCCGAGACGGGCGTAGAGGAGGAGCTGATCATCGAGAATACCGAGACGCGCAGCCAGACGGACAATAGAGAGAACGCCCTGCGCCTGCTGCGTTCACAGCTCTACGACAAGGAGCTGGAGCGTCGCCGTAGGGCACAGGCCGAGGTCGAGGCTGGGAAGAAGAAGATCGAGTGGGGGGCACAGATACGCAGCTATGTCTTCGATGACCGCCGCGTCAAGGACCACCGCACGGGCTACCAGACCTCCAATGTCACGGCGGTGATGGACGGCGAGATCGATGGCTTCATCAAGGCCTACCTGATGGAGTACGGCGCCGCGCCCAAGGAGGACTAG
- a CDS encoding UDP-glucose/GDP-mannose dehydrogenase family protein, which translates to MNIAIVGTGYVGLVTGTCFAEMGVDVTCVDVDAAKIEALRQGHIPIYEPGLEEMVLRNVEAGRLHFTTELTSCLQDVEVVFSAVGTPPDEDGAADLRYVLEVARTFGQHINRYTILVTKSTVPVGTAQRVKEVIQEELARRGVAVPFDVASNPEFLKEGAAIRDFMSPDRVVIGTESPRVEKIMSRLYKPFLLQRERIIFTDIASAEMIKYASNAMLATRISFMNDIANLCELVGADVNMVRRGIGSDTRIGRKFLYPGCGYGGSCFPKDVKALIQTAQRAGYPMEVLQAVDRVNERQKGILFEKLLRHFDGNLKGRVVALWGLSFKPETDDMREAPALVLIERLLEAGCRVQVYDPIAMDEARRRLGDRVSYCRDMYEAAVDADALMLVTEWKEFRLPSFNVLKRTMRTPLILDGRNIYDKEQLQEQGFVYYKIG; encoded by the coding sequence ATGAATATCGCAATCGTTGGTACTGGCTACGTCGGGCTCGTCACGGGCACGTGCTTCGCTGAGATGGGCGTCGACGTGACCTGCGTCGACGTCGATGCGGCGAAGATCGAGGCGCTGCGTCAGGGACACATCCCCATCTACGAGCCTGGGCTCGAGGAGATGGTGCTGCGCAATGTCGAGGCTGGCCGCCTGCACTTCACCACTGAGCTCACCAGCTGCCTGCAGGACGTGGAGGTCGTCTTCTCCGCCGTCGGCACGCCGCCCGACGAAGATGGGGCGGCGGACCTGCGCTACGTCCTTGAGGTCGCCCGCACCTTTGGTCAGCATATCAATCGCTACACCATCCTCGTCACCAAGTCCACCGTGCCCGTCGGGACGGCGCAGCGTGTCAAGGAGGTCATCCAGGAGGAGCTCGCCCGCCGCGGCGTGGCCGTCCCCTTCGACGTCGCCTCCAACCCCGAGTTCCTCAAGGAAGGGGCTGCCATCCGCGACTTCATGTCGCCCGACCGCGTGGTCATCGGTACCGAGAGCCCGCGCGTGGAGAAGATCATGAGCCGCCTCTACAAGCCCTTTCTCCTGCAGCGCGAGCGTATCATCTTCACCGACATCGCTTCGGCCGAGATGATCAAGTACGCCTCCAATGCCATGCTCGCCACACGTATCTCCTTCATGAACGATATCGCCAACCTCTGCGAACTCGTCGGGGCGGATGTCAACATGGTGCGCCGCGGCATCGGCAGCGATACGCGCATCGGGCGCAAGTTCCTCTACCCAGGCTGCGGCTACGGTGGCTCTTGCTTCCCCAAGGACGTCAAGGCGCTCATCCAGACCGCCCAGCGCGCAGGCTACCCCATGGAGGTGCTCCAGGCGGTGGATCGAGTGAACGAGCGGCAGAAGGGGATCCTCTTCGAGAAGCTCCTACGCCACTTCGACGGCAACCTCAAGGGACGCGTGGTGGCGCTCTGGGGACTGTCCTTCAAGCCCGAGACCGACGACATGCGCGAGGCACCTGCCCTCGTGCTCATCGAGCGCCTCCTGGAGGCAGGCTGCCGCGTGCAGGTCTACGACCCCATAGCTATGGACGAGGCACGCCGCCGCCTGGGCGATCGCGTCAGCTACTGCCGTGACATGTACGAGGCCGCTGTCGATGCCGATGCACTGATGCTCGTGACCGAGTGGAAGGAGTTCCGCCTGCCGAGCTTCAACGTCCTCAAGCGCACCATGCGCACGCCCCTCATCCTCGACGGGCGCAACATCTACGACAAGGAGCAGCTGCAGGAGCAGGGCTTCGTCTACTACAAGATCGGCTAA
- a CDS encoding aminoacyl-histidine dipeptidase, with the protein MEITELNPKIVWKYFHEITQVPRPSKKEGKIIAYLEKFAKEHGIEYKKDHVGNIVMIKPATPGYEDRVKVILQSHVDMVCEKNAGTQHDFDNDPIRTIIDGEWLHADGTTLGADNGIGCAAQLALLASTDLEHGPIEALFTVDEETGMTGAFELKPGFLTGKILINLDSEDEGELFIGCAGGKGLEATFSPQWQPAPAGLVWLRAAVSGLKGGHSGGEIHCGLGNANKILTRYLYSLERELGSWSLAEIAGGNLHNAIPREAHAVIGVRPEDKAKAEQLLETLFKNVQAELKRVDPKVRLELTEAAAPSQVIDDKTKHGLVRSLYACPHGVLGMSHEMEDLVETSNNLASIKQRDGKIVVTTSQRSSTTSLRDSASEMVASAFELGGAQVALTDAYPGWKPNPESAILKASADAYRKLFGKEAAVKAIHAGLECGLILDVYPDLDMVSFGPTLRDVHSPAERIEIKTVDLWWRHLLEVLKEIPADK; encoded by the coding sequence ATGGAGATTACAGAACTGAACCCCAAGATCGTATGGAAGTACTTCCATGAGATCACACAAGTCCCCCGCCCCTCGAAGAAGGAAGGTAAGATCATTGCTTATCTGGAGAAGTTCGCCAAGGAGCATGGCATCGAGTATAAGAAGGATCATGTCGGCAACATCGTCATGATCAAGCCCGCCACCCCAGGATACGAAGATCGCGTCAAGGTCATCCTCCAGAGCCATGTCGACATGGTCTGTGAGAAGAACGCTGGCACGCAGCATGACTTCGACAACGATCCTATCCGTACGATCATCGACGGGGAGTGGCTGCACGCCGACGGCACGACTCTCGGCGCGGACAATGGTATCGGCTGCGCTGCTCAGCTGGCGCTGCTCGCCTCCACGGATCTAGAGCATGGCCCCATCGAAGCCCTCTTCACCGTAGACGAAGAGACGGGTATGACGGGTGCCTTCGAGCTCAAGCCCGGCTTCCTCACCGGTAAGATCCTCATCAACCTCGACAGTGAGGACGAGGGCGAGCTCTTCATCGGCTGCGCCGGTGGTAAGGGGCTTGAAGCTACCTTCAGCCCTCAGTGGCAGCCCGCTCCTGCAGGCCTCGTATGGCTGCGCGCTGCGGTCTCTGGCCTCAAGGGTGGTCACTCGGGCGGCGAGATCCACTGTGGTCTCGGCAATGCCAATAAGATCCTCACCCGCTACCTCTATAGCCTAGAGCGCGAGCTGGGTAGCTGGTCGCTGGCCGAGATCGCTGGGGGGAACCTCCACAACGCCATCCCCCGCGAGGCACACGCCGTCATCGGTGTACGCCCCGAGGACAAGGCTAAGGCTGAGCAGCTCCTCGAGACGCTCTTCAAGAACGTCCAGGCAGAGCTCAAGCGCGTCGATCCTAAAGTCCGCCTCGAGCTCACGGAGGCTGCTGCCCCCAGCCAGGTCATCGACGACAAGACCAAGCACGGTCTGGTGCGCTCGCTCTACGCTTGCCCCCACGGTGTCCTCGGTATGAGCCACGAGATGGAGGACCTCGTAGAGACCTCCAATAACCTCGCCTCCATCAAGCAGCGCGACGGCAAGATCGTCGTCACTACGAGTCAGCGCAGCTCTACGACGAGCCTACGCGACAGTGCGAGCGAGATGGTCGCTTCGGCCTTCGAGCTCGGCGGAGCTCAGGTAGCCCTCACCGACGCCTATCCAGGCTGGAAGCCGAACCCCGAGTCGGCTATCCTCAAGGCTTCGGCGGATGCCTACCGCAAGCTCTTCGGCAAGGAAGCAGCGGTCAAGGCCATCCACGCTGGTCTGGAGTGCGGCCTGATCCTCGACGTCTATCCCGACCTCGATATGGTCTCCTTCGGTCCCACGCTGCGTGACGTCCATTCGCCCGCTGAGCGCATCGAGATCAAGACGGTAGACCTCTGGTGGCGTCACCTCCTCGAGGTCCTCAAGGAGATCCCTGCCGATAAGTAG
- the wecB gene encoding non-hydrolyzing UDP-N-acetylglucosamine 2-epimerase: MPRKIMLVFGTRPEAIKVAPLILQLQQHKEDFETIVCTTGQHRDMLRSVMDVFGLTADYDLDIMQQGQDLYDVTCRVLMRMREVLKEAQPDIVLVHGDTTTSTAAALAAFYQHIPVGHIEAGLRTHDIYSPWPEELNRQLTGRIAHLHFAPTAKSKEYLLAENIDETQIFVTGNTVIDALQWVRRYLGDNPTFKQNLHRELCSLGYDTQRLIDTGRRMVLITGHRRENFGDGFIQICSAIRDLRARYPEVDFIYPMHLNPNVRQPIHEVFGEDLSVYPNLFFLEPLEYMGFVYLMQYADIVLTDSGGIQEEAPGLGKPVLVMRDTTERPEAVESGTVRLVGTDYDCIVKGVSDLLEDAELYARMSQAVNPYGDGHASERIIEVLRTSSY; encoded by the coding sequence CCCGAAGCCATCAAAGTAGCCCCACTCATACTCCAATTGCAGCAGCATAAGGAGGACTTCGAAACCATCGTTTGCACTACGGGACAGCATCGTGATATGCTCCGCTCCGTAATGGATGTATTCGGCTTGACTGCTGACTACGACCTTGACATCATGCAGCAGGGGCAGGATCTCTACGACGTCACCTGCCGAGTACTTATGCGCATGAGAGAGGTTCTTAAGGAAGCCCAGCCCGATATCGTCCTCGTACACGGCGATACGACTACTAGTACCGCAGCTGCATTGGCTGCCTTCTATCAGCATATACCTGTTGGTCATATCGAGGCAGGTCTACGTACCCATGATATATATAGCCCTTGGCCAGAAGAGCTCAATCGTCAACTCACAGGACGTATCGCTCACCTACATTTTGCTCCTACAGCAAAAAGTAAAGAATACCTCCTTGCAGAGAATATCGACGAGACGCAGATATTCGTCACGGGGAACACAGTCATTGATGCTCTACAGTGGGTTCGCCGATATTTAGGAGACAACCCTACCTTCAAGCAAAACCTACATAGGGAGCTCTGTTCTCTAGGCTACGATACCCAGCGCCTCATAGATACAGGTCGACGTATGGTGCTCATCACAGGACATCGAAGGGAGAACTTTGGAGATGGCTTTATCCAAATCTGCAGTGCAATCCGTGACCTTCGCGCGCGTTATCCTGAGGTAGACTTCATCTACCCCATGCATCTTAACCCCAATGTACGCCAGCCAATCCATGAGGTCTTCGGTGAGGATCTCTCAGTGTATCCCAACCTATTCTTCCTTGAACCGCTAGAATATATGGGCTTCGTCTATCTGATGCAGTATGCGGATATCGTACTCACCGACAGTGGTGGAATCCAAGAGGAAGCTCCAGGTCTTGGTAAGCCTGTATTAGTCATGCGTGATACGACAGAGCGCCCGGAAGCTGTAGAGTCTGGTACAGTTCGTCTCGTCGGGACAGACTACGATTGCATTGTTAAGGGCGTCTCTGACCTCCTTGAGGATGCAGAGCTATATGCCAGGATGAGCCAAGCGGTCAACCCCTATGGAGATGGACACGCCTCTGAGCGTATCATTGAGGTACTAAGGACCTCTTCCTACTAA
- a CDS encoding OmpH family outer membrane protein — protein sequence MTKKSLVGFASLTLALASVLSLPSCQDKAQKSAPATAAEVQATGLPIALVRMDSVTSQYKYAQEVKAALEKDAQEHQMRLQSKGAALQKAAADFERRMRINAFVSAEAQQSEQQKLIRMQQEGEALGAQLSQQLAMKQQLMLEDMMKELRAQLKEYNKDGRYKLVLTQVGDNVLYAEEALDITDDFIKYLNEHYTAGKATAAKADSTSKK from the coding sequence ATGACAAAGAAAAGTCTCGTAGGCTTTGCTTCGCTGACGCTAGCGCTTGCCTCCGTCCTCAGCCTCCCCTCCTGTCAGGATAAGGCGCAGAAGTCCGCTCCTGCCACTGCCGCCGAGGTACAGGCTACAGGTCTGCCCATCGCCCTGGTCCGTATGGACTCGGTCACCTCCCAGTACAAGTACGCCCAGGAGGTCAAGGCCGCACTAGAGAAGGATGCCCAGGAGCATCAGATGCGCCTACAGAGCAAGGGAGCTGCCCTACAGAAGGCCGCTGCCGACTTCGAGCGTCGCATGCGTATCAACGCCTTCGTCTCGGCCGAAGCACAGCAGAGCGAGCAGCAGAAGCTCATCCGTATGCAGCAGGAGGGAGAGGCCCTCGGCGCTCAGCTCTCCCAGCAGCTGGCGATGAAGCAGCAGCTCATGCTCGAGGATATGATGAAGGAGCTACGCGCCCAGCTGAAGGAGTACAACAAGGATGGCCGCTACAAGCTCGTCCTCACGCAGGTCGGGGATAACGTGCTCTACGCTGAGGAGGCACTGGACATCACCGACGACTTCATCAAGTATCTCAACGAGCACTACACCGCAGGCAAGGCTACGGCTGCCAAGGCTGACTCTACGAGCAAGAAGTAA
- a CDS encoding septum formation initiator family protein: MTRMQDKDDQQQGWLKDKLTRCRRWLYGHRTALILLPGPLIVVWILGTSNKYSIGAYIEHRARMQQVQQSYQYYQERYRSDSLRLNDVRTSVEHIEHIAREQYYMRTPGEEIFLITPQAELADTTAH, encoded by the coding sequence ATGACAAGAATGCAAGACAAGGACGACCAGCAGCAAGGCTGGCTAAAGGACAAGCTCACCCGCTGCAGACGATGGCTCTACGGCCACCGCACGGCACTCATCCTCCTCCCTGGGCCGCTCATCGTGGTCTGGATCCTAGGCACCTCCAATAAGTACAGCATCGGCGCCTACATCGAGCATCGCGCGCGTATGCAGCAGGTACAGCAGAGCTATCAGTACTACCAAGAGCGCTACCGCAGCGATAGTCTGCGCCTCAATGATGTGCGTACCAGCGTGGAGCATATCGAACATATCGCCCGCGAACAGTATTATATGCGTACCCCTGGTGAGGAGATCTTCCTCATCACGCCACAGGCCGAGCTCGCCGACACCACGGCACACTAG